A window of the Cannabis sativa cultivar Pink pepper isolate KNU-18-1 chromosome X, ASM2916894v1, whole genome shotgun sequence genome harbors these coding sequences:
- the LOC115707434 gene encoding potassium channel AKT1 isoform X1, with amino-acid sequence MKKNKKWLMKENDDNEMEISRDEGSQYSLTGILPPLGATARNIRRPKLSPFIVSPFNYHYRNWQLFLVLLVFYTAWVTPFEFGFLDKPKGTLAILDNVVNGFFGIDIVVTFFVAYLDKSTYLLIDNPKLIAKRYIKTWLILDVVSTIPSELGKKLLPSPFKTYGYFTMLRLWRLRRVSSMFARLEKDRKYSYTWVRYSKLICVTLFTVHFAGCIFYFLAAQYHDPGRTWIGINNEHFKEETLWDRYVTSIYWSIVTLTSIGYGDLHPVNSGEMVFDILYMLFILALQAYLIGNMTNLVVHGTARTRKFRDTIQGASSFAQRNQLPERLQEQMLAHLCLKFRTDSEGLQQQETLEALPKAIRSSITHHLFYSLVDNVYLFRGVSKDLLFQLVSEMKAEYIPPKEDVILQNEAPTDLYILVTGAVELIIQRSGVEQVVGEAKNGDVVGEIGLLCYRPQPFTVRTKRLSQLLRLNRTSFLNIVQANVGDGTIIINNLLQHLKELNDPLMGEILTDTENMLARGRMDLPISLCFAATRNDDLLLQRLLNRGSDPNEPDVNGRTAMHIAAANGNEHCVVLLLEYGANPNATDLLGNVPLGEAIQGKNEAIIKLLLENEAEIPSRDFGRFACILVEQNNLELLRMFADYGYDVTMPKIDGTTALHAAVCEGNAEIVSFLLEKGANIDKPDNNGWTPRALADHQGHEDIKELFQSRGDHSNNASPMPYQTPMDLSKHKSDYAMEPYSQDSSTHSDTNNNSNRRRRASNFRNSLLGMISAANVEERELIQGQSIVNSNNSNMMSQYRARVTISCPERGEVGGKLVFLPESLSELMDIGAKKFGLCPTKVFTKEGAEIEDIELVRDGDHLVLLGNNVNNYPN; translated from the exons atgaaaaagaataagaaatggTTGATGAAAGAAAATGATGACAATGAAATGGAGATATCAAGAGATGAAGGCAGTCAATATAGTCTCACCGGAATTCTTCCTCCTCTCGGCGCCACTGCTCGCAACATTCGACGACCAAAGCTTTCTCCTTTCATTGTTTCACCATTTAATTATCATTACAG aaaTTGGCAATTATTTTTGGTACTTTTAGTGTTCTACACAGCATGGGTAACCCCATTTGAATTTGGGTTTTTAGACAAACCAAAAGGGACTCTGGCTATACTTGACAACGTGGTCAATGGTTTTTTTGGTATTGATATTGTTGTTACATTCTTTGTTGCTTATTTGGACAAGAGTACTTATCTCCTAATTGATAATCCTAAGTTAATTGCCAAGAGGTACATCAAGACATGGTTGATTCTTGATGTTGTTTCAACTATTCCTTCTGAGTTGGGTAAAAAATTATTACCTTCTCCTTTTAAGACTTATGGATACTTCACTATGCTCCGATTATGGCGTCTTCGTAGAGTCAGCTCCATGTTTGCCAG ATTGGAAAAGGACAGGAAATATAGCTACACTTGGGTTCGATACTCAAAGCTTATTTGT GTAACTCTGTTCACAGTCCATTTTGCTGGGTGCATATTCTATTTTCTTGCAGCACAATACCATGATCCAGGAAGAACATGGATTGGAATTAACAATGAACATTTCAAAGAAGAGACTTTATGGGATAGATATGTTACCTCAATTTATTGGTCTATAGTTACACTCACATCCATTGGCTATGGTGATCTTCATCCTGTAAATTCTGGGGAAATGGTATTTGATATCTTGTATATGCTCTTTATTCTAGCCCTTCAAGCATATCTTATTGGAAATATGACCAATTTGGTTGTTCATGGCACTGCTAGAACAAGAAAATTT AGAGACACCATTCAAGGAGCCTCAAGTTTTGCACAAAGGAACCAGTTACCGGAGCGGTTGCAAGAGCAAATGCTAGCTCATTTGTGCTTGAAATTTAGAACAGATTCAGAAGGATTGCAGCAGCAAGAGACACTTGAAGCCCTTCCTAAAGCCATTCGATCTAGCATCACACATCATCTCTTCTATTCGCTCGTTGATAATGTCTACTTGTTTCGCGGTGTCTCAAAGGATTTGCTTTTCCAACTG gtctCCGAGATGAAAGCAGAGTACATTCCTCCAAAGGAAGATGTTATTTTACAAAATGAAGCTCCTACTGACTTGTACATATTGGTTACTGGTGCAGTT GAACTTATCATACAAAGAAGTGGAGTAGAACAG GTAGTTGGTGAGGCAAAGAATGGAGATGTTGTTGGTGAAATAGGCTTGTTATGTTATAGACCGCAACCATTTACAGTTCGAACGAAGCGATTGAGCCAATTGCTGCGATTAAACCGGACATCGTTTCTAAATATTGTTCAAGCTAATGTTGGAGATGGAACAATTATTATCAACAATCTTCTTCAG CATTTGAAAGAATTGAATGATCCTCTTATGGGGGAAATTCTGACTGATACAGAGAATATGTTGGCCCGAGGCCGAATGGATTTGCCTATTAGTTTGTGCTTTGCTGCAACAAGAAATGACGATTTGTTGTTGCAGCGGTTGCTAAATCGAGGTTCAGATCCGAATGAACCTGATGTTAATGGTAGAACTGCTATG CATATTGCAGCAGCTAATGGAAATGAGCATTGTGTAGTTCTTCTACTAGAGTATGGAGCCAATCCTAATGCCACAG ATTTACTAGGAAATGTTCCTCTTGGAGAAGCAATACAAGGAAAGAATGAAGCAATAATCAAACTTCTCTTAGAGAATGAAGCAGAGATACCATCTAGGGATTTCGGTCGTTTCGCATGCATTTTAGTTGAACAAAACAACTTAGAATTGCTAAGAATGTTCGCTGATTATGGCTACGATGTGACGATGCCAAAGATCGACGGAACCACAGCTCTTCACGCTGCGGTTTGTGAAGGAAATGCCGAAATAGTGAGTTTCCTTTTGGAGAAAGGAGCTAACATCGATAAACCGGATAACAATGGATGGACACCAAGAGCTTTGGCTGATCACCAAGGCCATGAAGACATAAAAGAGTTGTTTCAAAGTAGAGGTGATCATAGTAATAATGCATCACCAATGCCCTATCAAACACCAATGGACCTTTCAAAGCACAAGAGTGATTATGCAATGGAACCATACTCACAGGATAGCAGTACTCATAGTGATACTAATAACAATAGCAACAGAAGAAGAAGGGCAAGTAATTTTCGCAATTCGCTTCTTGGTATGATTTCTGCTGCAAATGTTG AAGAGAGAGAACTAATTCAAGGCCAAAGCATTGTGAATAGCAACAACAGCAATATGATGAGCCAATACAGAGCAAGAGTCACAATTAGTTGCCCAGAAAGAGGTGAAGTTGGTGGAAAACTAGTGTTTTTGCCAGAATCACTTTCTGAACTAATGGATATTGGTGCCAAAAAATTTGGGTTATGTCCCACTAAAGTGTTCACAAAAGAAGGAGCTGAAATTGAAGATATTGAACTTGTTAGAGATGGTGATCATCTTGTTCTTCTTGGTAATAATGTTAACAACTATCCCAATTGA
- the LOC115707434 gene encoding potassium channel AKT1 isoform X2: protein MKKNKKWLMKENDDNEMEISRDEGSQYSLTGILPPLGATARNIRRPKLSPFIVSPFNYHYRNWQLFLVLLVFYTAWVTPFEFGFLDKPKGTLAILDNVVNGFFGIDIVVTFFVAYLDKSTYLLIDNPKLIAKRYIKTWLILDVVSTIPSELGKKLLPSPFKTYGYFTMLRLWRLRRVSSMFARLEKDRKYSYTWVRYSKLICVTLFTVHFAGCIFYFLAAQYHDPGRTWIGINNEHFKEETLWDRYVTSIYWSIVTLTSIGYGDLHPVNSGEMVFDILYMLFILALQAYLIGNMTNLVVHGTARTRKFRDTIQGASSFAQRNQLPERLQEQMLAHLCLKFRTDSEGLQQQETLEALPKAIRSSITHHLFYSLVDNVYLFRGVSKDLLFQLVSEMKAEYIPPKEDVILQNEAPTDLYILVTGAVELIIQRSGVEQAIGEAKNGDVVGEIGLLCYRPQPFTVRTKRLSQLLRLNRTSFLNIVQANVGDGTIIINNLLQHLKELNDPLMGEILTDTENMLARGRMDLPISLCFAATRNDDLLLQRLLNRGSDPNEPDVNGRTAMHIAAANGNEHCVVLLLEYGANPNATDLLGNVPLGEAIQGKNEAIIKLLLENEAEIPSRDFGRFACILVEQNNLELLRMFADYGYDVTMPKIDGTTALHAAVCEGNAEIVSFLLEKGANIDKPDNNGWTPRALADHQGHEDIKELFQSRGDHSNNASPMPYQTPMDLSKHKSDYAMEPYSQDSSTHSDTNNNSNRRRRASNFRNSLLGMISAANVEERELIQGQSIVNSNNSNMMSQYRARVTISCPERGEVGGKLVFLPESLSELMDIGAKKFGLCPTKVFTKEGAEIEDIELVRDGDHLVLLGNNVNNYPN, encoded by the exons atgaaaaagaataagaaatggTTGATGAAAGAAAATGATGACAATGAAATGGAGATATCAAGAGATGAAGGCAGTCAATATAGTCTCACCGGAATTCTTCCTCCTCTCGGCGCCACTGCTCGCAACATTCGACGACCAAAGCTTTCTCCTTTCATTGTTTCACCATTTAATTATCATTACAG aaaTTGGCAATTATTTTTGGTACTTTTAGTGTTCTACACAGCATGGGTAACCCCATTTGAATTTGGGTTTTTAGACAAACCAAAAGGGACTCTGGCTATACTTGACAACGTGGTCAATGGTTTTTTTGGTATTGATATTGTTGTTACATTCTTTGTTGCTTATTTGGACAAGAGTACTTATCTCCTAATTGATAATCCTAAGTTAATTGCCAAGAGGTACATCAAGACATGGTTGATTCTTGATGTTGTTTCAACTATTCCTTCTGAGTTGGGTAAAAAATTATTACCTTCTCCTTTTAAGACTTATGGATACTTCACTATGCTCCGATTATGGCGTCTTCGTAGAGTCAGCTCCATGTTTGCCAG ATTGGAAAAGGACAGGAAATATAGCTACACTTGGGTTCGATACTCAAAGCTTATTTGT GTAACTCTGTTCACAGTCCATTTTGCTGGGTGCATATTCTATTTTCTTGCAGCACAATACCATGATCCAGGAAGAACATGGATTGGAATTAACAATGAACATTTCAAAGAAGAGACTTTATGGGATAGATATGTTACCTCAATTTATTGGTCTATAGTTACACTCACATCCATTGGCTATGGTGATCTTCATCCTGTAAATTCTGGGGAAATGGTATTTGATATCTTGTATATGCTCTTTATTCTAGCCCTTCAAGCATATCTTATTGGAAATATGACCAATTTGGTTGTTCATGGCACTGCTAGAACAAGAAAATTT AGAGACACCATTCAAGGAGCCTCAAGTTTTGCACAAAGGAACCAGTTACCGGAGCGGTTGCAAGAGCAAATGCTAGCTCATTTGTGCTTGAAATTTAGAACAGATTCAGAAGGATTGCAGCAGCAAGAGACACTTGAAGCCCTTCCTAAAGCCATTCGATCTAGCATCACACATCATCTCTTCTATTCGCTCGTTGATAATGTCTACTTGTTTCGCGGTGTCTCAAAGGATTTGCTTTTCCAACTG gtctCCGAGATGAAAGCAGAGTACATTCCTCCAAAGGAAGATGTTATTTTACAAAATGAAGCTCCTACTGACTTGTACATATTGGTTACTGGTGCAGTT GAACTTATCATACAAAGAAGTGGAGTAGAACAGGCAA TTGGTGAGGCAAAGAATGGAGATGTTGTTGGTGAAATAGGCTTGTTATGTTATAGACCGCAACCATTTACAGTTCGAACGAAGCGATTGAGCCAATTGCTGCGATTAAACCGGACATCGTTTCTAAATATTGTTCAAGCTAATGTTGGAGATGGAACAATTATTATCAACAATCTTCTTCAG CATTTGAAAGAATTGAATGATCCTCTTATGGGGGAAATTCTGACTGATACAGAGAATATGTTGGCCCGAGGCCGAATGGATTTGCCTATTAGTTTGTGCTTTGCTGCAACAAGAAATGACGATTTGTTGTTGCAGCGGTTGCTAAATCGAGGTTCAGATCCGAATGAACCTGATGTTAATGGTAGAACTGCTATG CATATTGCAGCAGCTAATGGAAATGAGCATTGTGTAGTTCTTCTACTAGAGTATGGAGCCAATCCTAATGCCACAG ATTTACTAGGAAATGTTCCTCTTGGAGAAGCAATACAAGGAAAGAATGAAGCAATAATCAAACTTCTCTTAGAGAATGAAGCAGAGATACCATCTAGGGATTTCGGTCGTTTCGCATGCATTTTAGTTGAACAAAACAACTTAGAATTGCTAAGAATGTTCGCTGATTATGGCTACGATGTGACGATGCCAAAGATCGACGGAACCACAGCTCTTCACGCTGCGGTTTGTGAAGGAAATGCCGAAATAGTGAGTTTCCTTTTGGAGAAAGGAGCTAACATCGATAAACCGGATAACAATGGATGGACACCAAGAGCTTTGGCTGATCACCAAGGCCATGAAGACATAAAAGAGTTGTTTCAAAGTAGAGGTGATCATAGTAATAATGCATCACCAATGCCCTATCAAACACCAATGGACCTTTCAAAGCACAAGAGTGATTATGCAATGGAACCATACTCACAGGATAGCAGTACTCATAGTGATACTAATAACAATAGCAACAGAAGAAGAAGGGCAAGTAATTTTCGCAATTCGCTTCTTGGTATGATTTCTGCTGCAAATGTTG AAGAGAGAGAACTAATTCAAGGCCAAAGCATTGTGAATAGCAACAACAGCAATATGATGAGCCAATACAGAGCAAGAGTCACAATTAGTTGCCCAGAAAGAGGTGAAGTTGGTGGAAAACTAGTGTTTTTGCCAGAATCACTTTCTGAACTAATGGATATTGGTGCCAAAAAATTTGGGTTATGTCCCACTAAAGTGTTCACAAAAGAAGGAGCTGAAATTGAAGATATTGAACTTGTTAGAGATGGTGATCATCTTGTTCTTCTTGGTAATAATGTTAACAACTATCCCAATTGA